The Indicator indicator isolate 239-I01 chromosome 22, UM_Iind_1.1, whole genome shotgun sequence genome includes a window with the following:
- the LOC128974547 gene encoding testis-expressed protein 2-like: MRAMADQAAVAAEASPAMAPSPGSPQRGDTDGLTSPPTGTTEDSGGRDGCGLIFTTDGDTERPSSPPAGGMLLTDFPRAHPPRLSPAKSRTAPSSPSVSPSESRAALLRLRDARLENTRRRLSEAMQEPLSRLSRLMAEESSPAPWARAGAGGQELGGSPGQVGSRGAGGHQARDWSPWEPTQNCRYEICSYGDVIQVVEVAQQNAEPPLPPPEEPSPARPGGTVPGRALTSIALLAYGYFILPLPPYAAGLCLGLICGLVLGFLTILLLLPKAPPVPRGPWGHLRPKLLLGEPLETHHLQGWMNQLHTYDPELFHPSLTHSVLATLDGATLKLSYPKSNVPRRATCEEEPLEATFVSHRCYDLTDAKVFLCPPSLARKRTWNKKYPICVLLPARSCRSSEEQDTELQREEGMKAPTAGQEVPGGCRERCLYLFGRTGREKEEWYQHLVRASRGAPSSSHGEARTGMGPALQSSGSSSGGSTEDIPSAVPPKDLAGSTQQEVFLDYSTYMARFMPAWAGSSPDQSPSHRALGSPMPTKGLMGPVAPVPPVPPQLSEDRLGHSQASMAWMNALAGRICWDFLREPYWAQQVASKIQKKLSKIKLPYFMNELALTELDMGTAIPSVLSASSPTINDRGLWVDMEVTYSGSLQMTLETKMNLCKLGKESAAEESSPAEAGGEGARPRLILLADSDAESSSAGSSDEEEVSAAEPMGALGEKVSPPGTEGHTSGNSTSRKILRFVDKIAKSKYFQRATENEFIKKKIEEVSNTPLLLTVEVQELAGTLSVNIPPPPTDRVWYSFRVPPQLELKVRPKLGEREVTFLHVTEWIERRLQHEFQKILVMPNMDDLIIPIMSSGLDPQPPPGALPRNLPAKGEKRL, translated from the exons ATGCGAGCGATGGCAGACCAGGCTGCGGTGGCAGCAGAGGCATCTCCAGCCATGGCACCATCGCCAGGCTCACCTCAGCGGGGGGACACTGATGGCCTAACGTCCCCTCCCACCGGCACCACGGAGGACAGCGGCGGCAGGGATGGCTGCGGACTAATTTTCACCACGGATGGGGACACAGAGCgtccctcctcacccccagccgGGGGGATGCTCCTGACTGACTTCCCACGGGCCCACCCGCCCCGGCTGAGCCCGGCCAAGTCCCGCACGGCGCCGTCCTCCCCCAGCGTGTCCCCCTCCGAGAGCCGAGCAGCCCTGCTCCGGCTGCGGGACGCCAGGCTGGAGAACACCCGGAGAAGGCTGTCGGAGGCTATGCAGGAGCCCCTCAGCCGCCTCAGCCGCCTCATGGCcgaggagagcagcccagcgCCCTGGGCAAGGGCGGGTGCcggggggcaggagctggggggcagCCCCGGGCAGGTGGGGAGCCGTGGGGCTGGGGGACACCAGGCACGGGACTGGAGCCCCTGGGAGCCCACCCAGAACTGCCGCTACGAGATCTGCTCCTACGGGGACGTGATCCAGGTGGTGGAGGTGGCACAGCAGAATGCTGAACCTCCACTGCCACCCCCTGAGGAGCCGTCACCGGCACGGCCAGGGGGcacagtgccaggcagagcCCTCACCTCCATCGCCCTCCTCGCCTATGGCTACTTCATCCTGCCGCTGCCGCCCTATGCTGCTGGCCTCTGCCTGGGGCTCATCTGTGGGCTGGTGCTAGGCTTcctcaccatcctcctcctcctgccaaagGCTCCACCAGTGCCACGAGGACCATGGGGCCACCTCCGGCCCAAGCTGCTCCTGGGGGAACCACTGGAAACTCACCACCTTCAG GGCTGGATGAACCAGCTGCACACTTACGACCCTGAGCTCTTCCACCCCTCGCTCACACACTCGGTGCTGGCCACGCTGGATGGGGCCACCCTCAAGCTCTCCTACCCTAAGAGCAACGTCCCACGCCGAGCCACCTGCGAGGAGGAGCCTCTCGAGGCCACCTTCGTCAGCCACCGCTGCTACGACCTGACCGATGCCAAG GTcttcctctgcccacccagcctggcccgAAAGCGGACGTGGAACAAGAAGTACCCAATCTgtgtgctgctccctgcccggagctgcaggagcagcgaGGAGCAGGACAcggagctgcagagggaggaagggatgaAGGCTCCAacggcagggcaggaggtgccagggggctgcagggagaggtgtCTGTACCTCTTTGGGAGGacaggcagggagaaggaggagtggTACCAGCACCTCGTGCGAGCCTCCCGCGGGGCACCTAGCAGCAGCCACGGTGAAGCCAGGACAg GCATGggaccagctctgcagagcagtggcagcagcagtggagggagCACTGAGGACATCCCTTCTGCTGTGCCACCCAAGGACCTGGCAGGAAGCACCCAGCAGGAGGTCTTCCTGGATTACAGCACCTACATGGCCCGGTTCATGCCAGcgtgggcagggagcagcccagACCAGAGCCCCTctcacagagctctgggcagccccaTGCCCACTAAG gggctCATGGGTCCTGTGGCTCCTGTGCCCCCTGTGCCCCCACAGCTCAgcgaggacaggctggggcacAGCCAGGCCTCCATGGCCTGGATGAATGCCCTGGCAGGACGCATCTGCTGGGACTTCCTCCGGGAGCCCTACTGGGCCCAGCAAGTGGCCAGCAAGATCCAGAAGAAGCTGAGCAAGATCAag CTGCCCTACTTCATGAACGAGCTGGCACTGACAGAGCTGGACATGGGCACAGCCATCCCCTCTGTCCTCAGTGCCTCCAGCCCCACCATCAATGACCGAG ggctctgggtggaCATGGAGGTCACCTACAGCGGCTCACTGCAGATGACACTGGAGACCAAAATGAACCTctgcaagctggggaaggaaagtgctgcagaggagagcagcccagcagaggcaggaggagaggg ggcCAGGCCCCGGCTGATCCTGCTGGCAGACAGCGATGCTGAGTCCTCCAGCGCCGGCTCCTCTGACGAGGAAGAAGtctctgctgcagagcccaTGGGAGCCCTGGGGGAGAAGGTCTCACCCCCCGGCACCGAGGG CCACACCAGCGGCAACAGCACGAGCAGGAAGATCCTGCGCTTCGTGGATAAGATTGCCAAGTCCAAGTACTTCCAGAGGGCCACTGAGAACGAGTTCATCAAGAAGAAGATCGAGGAGGTCTCCAACAcacccctgctgctgacagtggaggtgcaggagctggcaggcacCTTGTCTGTCAACATCCCCCCGCCGCCGACGGACCGTGTCTG GTACAGCTTCCGAGTGCCCcctcagctggagctgaaggTGCGGCCGAAGCTGGGCGAGCGGGAGGTGACCTTCCTGCACGTCACCGAGTGGATTGAGCGCAGGCTGCAGCACGAGTTCCAg
- the MSRB1 gene encoding methionine-R-sulfoxide reductase B1, whose amino-acid sequence MSFCSFFGGEVFKDHFKPGIYVCAKCGHELFSSRAKYEHSSPWPAFTETLHPDSVAKRQERPGALKVTCGKCGNGLGHEFLNDGPQRGQSRFUIFSSSLKFIPKGKADTDLKEK is encoded by the exons ATGTCCTTCTGCTCGTTCTTCGGcggagaggtgttcaaggatcaCTTCAAACCGG gcaTCTACGTGTGTGCCAAGTGTGGCCatgagctgttctccagccgTGCCAAGTACGAGCACTCCTCCCCATGGCCAGCCTTCACCGAGACCCTGCACCCCGACAGCGTGGCCAAGCGGCAGGAGCGGCCCGGGGCTCTGAAG GTGACTTGTGGCAAGTGTGGCAACGGCCTGGGCCATGAGTTCCTCAACGATGGGCCCCAGAGGGGGCAGTCCCGCTTCTGAATATTCAGCAGCTCGCTCAAGTTCATCCCTAAAG GCAAAGCAGATACAGACCTGAAGGAGAAGTAA